Proteins from a genomic interval of candidate division KSB1 bacterium:
- a CDS encoding tetratricopeptide repeat protein: MRTIGTLYQVKGEFDEALKYFNQYASQFPEDPKSFTSIGGLYKEMADYEQANANYEKALLLDPRSVSVQLTLANIDSELGHFEQAFAQYQEALAASASPKDKLDVYNALEKYYVKQGQIKKSIEYMHLKMAEMEKFSPPLLVLFRRISTLDSYVMAQCVIRFC, from the coding sequence TTGCGAACCATCGGTACCTTATATCAAGTCAAAGGCGAGTTCGATGAAGCGTTGAAGTACTTCAATCAATACGCGAGTCAATTTCCAGAAGACCCGAAATCTTTTACTTCGATTGGCGGTCTGTATAAAGAAATGGCAGACTATGAACAAGCAAATGCAAATTACGAGAAAGCACTGCTTCTGGATCCGAGAAGTGTTTCGGTGCAGCTAACTTTGGCGAATATTGACTCGGAATTGGGCCACTTTGAACAAGCGTTTGCTCAGTATCAGGAAGCGCTGGCAGCGAGTGCTTCTCCGAAAGACAAACTGGACGTGTACAACGCGCTGGAAAAATATTATGTGAAACAAGGCCAAATAAAGAAGTCAATTGAATACATGCACCTTAAGATGGCCGAAATGGAAAAATTTTCCCCGCCGTTGCTGGTGCTATTTCGCCGAATAAGCACTTTGGATTCTTATGTGATGGCGCAATGTGTAATTAGGTTCTGCTGA
- a CDS encoding glycosyltransferase, translating to MKFLPRDLNRDEEYRSDSNYPVKNVAIVVQPHQQISIGQNRKYGGVERSVTYLIEGLIERGIDVTLYTAKECSLGCNIRRPIGIFNGEFGQQMDPTQLAAYSRKIREDLERENFDVVNNHYDPITFLTLQGIRTPTLTTLRGPANEENVTVFGSFPESNFSAVSNHQKKLYPQNMTFVGVVHNSIDDKHPFSNNKRKYLFSVSRIQRYKGQRNAIEIAKKSGLDLIIAGNSLDEEFFNGEIQPHLTKDLSKPSKQKERKDFIEDTPNHQQTERSVTYVGEITEQERDRLMRHAKAFLFPIEGEDSCPRVLLEAGIVGTPIIAFNTSVIPEMIEQGKTGFYGRSIDELVGFTRRTNEIIPADCREHILRNFNNSRMVDGYLDLYEKVVTIN from the coding sequence TTGAAATTCCTACCTCGAGACCTAAACCGTGACGAAGAATATAGATCGGATTCAAACTACCCTGTAAAAAATGTTGCTATAGTTGTACAACCACACCAACAAATATCAATTGGCCAAAATAGAAAATATGGGGGCGTAGAGAGAAGTGTAACATACCTCATAGAAGGACTTATTGAAAGGGGCATTGATGTAACATTATATACTGCTAAAGAGTGTAGTCTAGGTTGTAATATAAGACGTCCCATAGGGATTTTTAATGGAGAATTTGGACAACAAATGGATCCAACACAACTTGCAGCTTATTCTAGAAAAATACGCGAAGACTTAGAGAGGGAGAATTTTGATGTTGTTAATAATCATTACGACCCTATAACTTTTCTTACTCTTCAAGGGATTAGAACTCCAACACTTACTACATTGCGAGGACCTGCAAATGAAGAGAATGTAACTGTTTTTGGATCTTTTCCTGAATCAAATTTTTCTGCTGTTTCTAACCATCAAAAAAAATTATATCCTCAAAATATGACCTTTGTAGGCGTTGTGCATAATTCAATTGATGATAAACATCCATTTTCAAATAATAAAAGAAAATATCTTTTTTCAGTAAGTAGAATCCAGCGATATAAAGGTCAAAGAAACGCAATAGAAATTGCAAAAAAAAGCGGATTAGATTTAATTATAGCAGGAAATTCTCTTGATGAAGAATTTTTCAATGGAGAAATTCAACCCCATCTTACAAAGGATCTTAGTAAGCCAAGTAAACAAAAAGAGAGAAAAGACTTTATAGAAGATACCCCAAACCATCAACAAACTGAAAGATCTGTTACATATGTAGGAGAAATTACAGAACAAGAAAGAGATAGACTCATGAGACATGCAAAAGCTTTTTTATTTCCAATTGAGGGAGAAGATTCTTGTCCTAGAGTTCTGTTAGAAGCAGGAATTGTAGGAACTCCTATAATTGCTTTTAATACAAGTGTTATACCTGAGATGATTGAACAAGGTAAAACTGGTTTTTATGGGAGATCAATTGATGAATTAGTAGGATTCACGAGAAGAACAAATGAAATAATTCCAGCAGATTGTCGTGAACACATTTTAAGAAATTTTAATAATAGCAGAATGGTTGACGGCTATCTTGATTTATATGAGAAAGTTGTTACAATAAATTAA
- a CDS encoding PIG-L family deacetylase, which produces MNSKKTLYIGAHADDVAINAGITIHRNPDKAYILTVTNGVSFANYPMVLGGVTLDSHEAYVQQRLEEDKAAMHVLGVDIDKRFTNSKIPCRETYKYLEQIVEIITTLIKTEKIKRIMTHSFPGESHPAHPDHEIVSVCSYIVGNECGIEVWEYPRFMSNCTNIQTDRIFLNEDVMEIVRYDFTSEETAFRDELMQNYLTQGFIREKYRTTSEMFGRATRNPKIIPDTTHFYVGADYKPGLRDIRVAITDFLKESSCV; this is translated from the coding sequence ATGAATAGTAAAAAAACTCTTTATATTGGAGCACACGCTGATGATGTAGCTATAAATGCAGGTATAACAATACATAGAAATCCTGATAAGGCGTACATCTTGACTGTAACTAATGGGGTCTCTTTTGCTAATTATCCTATGGTGTTGGGAGGGGTTACTTTAGACAGTCATGAGGCATATGTTCAACAGAGATTAGAAGAAGATAAAGCAGCTATGCATGTTCTAGGGGTGGATATAGATAAGAGATTTACAAATAGTAAGATTCCTTGTAGAGAAACTTATAAATACCTAGAACAGATTGTTGAAATAATCACAACATTAATAAAGACGGAAAAAATAAAAAGGATCATGACTCATAGTTTTCCAGGAGAGTCTCATCCTGCTCATCCAGATCATGAAATAGTCTCAGTTTGTTCGTATATTGTTGGAAATGAATGTGGGATTGAAGTATGGGAATATCCTAGGTTCATGTCAAATTGTACTAACATACAAACAGATAGAATATTTTTAAATGAAGATGTGATGGAAATAGTTAGATATGATTTTACTTCTGAAGAAACTGCGTTTAGGGATGAACTAATGCAAAATTATCTAACTCAAGGATTTATTAGAGAGAAATATAGAACAACCAGTGAAATGTTTGGCAGAGCAACACGTAACCCCAAAATTATTCCTGATACAACTCATTTTTATGTTGGTGCAGATTACAAACCAGGACTTCGAGATATAAGGGTAGCCATAACTGATTTTTTAAAAGAGAGTTCATGCGTTTAA